One window from the genome of Cyclobacterium amurskyense encodes:
- a CDS encoding efflux RND transporter periplasmic adaptor subunit, which yields MNNCIRVVLLLFVSSLFSCSNKKDVIIPELKSITESVYASGFIKSENQYEVQGKVNGPIKKVFVEEGSLVKKGDPIFQLDNENTKIATENARLASVAADFSVNENKLLDAENAIAFAKKKLTNDSILYLRQKKLWSKSIGTKVTLEKRLLDYENAKLNLATAHTNYEEVKRQLELQSEQSKNNLEIAKLLENDYVIKSEVDGRVYKVNREEGDLINGSEAAAVIGGADFLIELNIDEFDRVKVNKGQRVFIRMDSYQSQVFEAEIISIDPMMNSSTRSFQAEAKFIKRPAQLFPNLTVEASILIQTKEKVLTIPRNYLFNDSSVILEGGEVRTVSTGLMDYDLVEIKNGIDGNTRIELPE from the coding sequence ATGAATAATTGTATTCGAGTTGTATTGCTGTTGTTTGTTTCCTCATTGTTCTCCTGCAGCAATAAGAAGGATGTAATTATTCCTGAATTAAAAAGCATAACAGAAAGTGTCTATGCATCAGGCTTTATAAAGAGTGAAAATCAATATGAAGTTCAGGGAAAGGTAAATGGTCCTATTAAAAAGGTATTTGTAGAGGAAGGCTCTTTGGTAAAAAAGGGGGATCCTATTTTTCAATTGGACAATGAAAACACAAAAATTGCTACTGAAAATGCGAGGCTTGCATCGGTGGCCGCTGATTTTTCGGTTAACGAAAATAAATTGCTTGATGCAGAAAATGCCATAGCTTTTGCAAAAAAGAAATTGACCAATGACTCCATTTTGTATCTGCGACAAAAAAAGCTGTGGAGCAAAAGTATTGGGACTAAAGTGACTTTAGAAAAAAGGCTATTGGACTATGAAAATGCAAAATTGAACCTAGCAACTGCCCACACCAATTATGAGGAGGTCAAGAGGCAACTTGAACTACAGTCCGAACAAAGCAAAAATAATTTAGAGATCGCGAAATTATTGGAAAATGATTATGTCATTAAAAGTGAGGTAGATGGACGGGTTTATAAGGTAAATAGAGAAGAGGGGGACCTAATCAATGGTTCAGAGGCAGCGGCTGTGATTGGGGGTGCTGATTTTTTAATTGAACTGAATATTGATGAATTTGATAGAGTAAAAGTGAATAAAGGTCAGCGGGTTTTTATTAGAATGGATAGCTACCAGTCTCAAGTTTTCGAAGCTGAGATAATTTCCATTGATCCAATGATGAATTCAAGTACAAGGTCTTTTCAGGCAGAGGCGAAGTTTATCAAAAGGCCTGCCCAACTTTTTCCCAACCTGACAGTAGAGGCCAGTATTTTAATCCAAACCAAAGAAAAGGTTTTAACCATCCCAAGAAATTATTTATTCAATGACTCTTCTGTGATACTGGAAGGGGGTGAAGTCCGGACGGTTTCAACAGGCCTAATGGATTATGATTTGGTAGAAATTAAAAATGGTATTGATGGAAATACAAGGATAGAATTGCCGGAATAA
- a CDS encoding ABC transporter permease, with protein sequence MKVKHITEISGALMRARWKQTFVAAVGVTFSIALFISLLGFMEGLNQLLDGIVLNRTPHIRLYNDILPSKIQPIELSEDFKDHYNFISSVKPTNSRKEIYNAPQIINKLSMDNRVLGVAPKVTAQVFYNLGNIDLNGIINGIDPAKEAAYFSFNDYVFAGNSLDLNHVNNNIILGQGAANTMRAKVGDIVTVTSTEGEQFSLKVIGFFQSGISEIDKVQSFASLSTTQKILGENNNYISDIQVKLKDLNRAPAIAKEYEHFFKIDAEDIQTANAQFETGSGVRSIISYAVGITLLIVSGFGIYNILNMLIYEKMDTIAILKATGFAGNDVKKIFISISLSIGVVGGFAGVLFGFMLSLTIDAIPFDSPTMPTVTTYPIDYGIQYYSIAAIFALVTTFLAGWFPAKKASKVDPVVIIRGK encoded by the coding sequence ATGAAGGTCAAACACATCACAGAGATTTCCGGAGCCTTGATGAGAGCCAGATGGAAGCAGACATTTGTTGCTGCTGTGGGGGTGACTTTCAGCATAGCTTTGTTTATTTCCTTATTGGGTTTTATGGAGGGTTTAAACCAACTATTGGATGGGATAGTGTTGAATAGAACCCCACATATAAGACTTTACAATGATATCCTTCCTTCCAAAATACAACCTATTGAGTTGAGTGAAGATTTCAAAGACCATTATAACTTTATAAGCTCAGTAAAACCTACCAATTCGCGAAAAGAAATATACAATGCTCCCCAAATAATCAATAAGCTTTCTATGGATAACAGGGTATTGGGAGTGGCCCCCAAAGTAACTGCTCAAGTTTTCTATAACTTAGGCAATATAGATTTGAATGGGATAATAAATGGGATAGATCCCGCGAAGGAAGCAGCTTATTTTTCCTTCAATGATTATGTCTTTGCTGGAAATTCTTTGGACCTCAATCATGTAAACAATAACATAATTTTGGGTCAAGGAGCTGCCAATACCATGCGGGCTAAGGTTGGTGATATTGTCACGGTCACAAGCACAGAAGGAGAGCAGTTTTCCTTAAAAGTCATTGGGTTTTTTCAGTCTGGTATCTCTGAGATAGACAAAGTGCAGAGTTTTGCCAGCTTGTCAACTACTCAGAAAATACTTGGTGAAAATAATAATTACATCAGTGACATTCAAGTAAAACTAAAGGACCTAAACCGGGCGCCGGCAATTGCCAAAGAATATGAGCACTTCTTTAAAATTGATGCAGAGGATATTCAAACGGCCAATGCTCAGTTTGAAACCGGAAGCGGAGTGCGGTCTATTATTTCCTACGCTGTAGGGATTACCTTATTGATAGTATCGGGATTTGGTATATATAATATTCTTAATATGCTTATATATGAAAAAATGGATACCATTGCCATACTTAAGGCTACGGGGTTTGCCGGTAATGATGTTAAGAAGATTTTCATTTCAATCTCTTTGAGTATTGGTGTTGTTGGCGGATTTGCAGGTGTGCTTTTTGGTTTCATGCTTTCCTTAACCATAGATGCCATCCCCTTTGACTCTCCAACCATGCCGACGGTAACTACTTATCCGATTGATTATGGTATTCAATATTATTCCATAGCCGCAATATTCGCTTTGGTGACTACTTTTTTGGCTGGCTGGTTCCCTGCCAAAAAAGCAAGTAAGGTTGACCCTGTAGTCATTATTAGAGGGAAATAA
- a CDS encoding SDR family oxidoreductase: protein MEFENKVAVITGASSGIGKAIATTLSENECTVILASRSIEKLKNIQAKLPHESMAVEMDVSDSQSVSQGFKKIKDKYSRIDILVNAAGVMPLSYMKNRHLEEWLQTIDVNVKGVLRCIYEVLPEMKRQKSGHIVNITSVDGKELYQGGAVYGASKAGLIALSRAMRMELSPEFNIRVASIEPGTVATNLRNDITDKELLEDKDYGGDEAKLQPEDIAQAVLYVLNQPDTVNVNELLIKPTGKA, encoded by the coding sequence ATGGAATTTGAAAATAAAGTTGCAGTAATTACTGGTGCCAGTAGTGGTATTGGCAAAGCAATAGCTACCACGCTTTCCGAAAATGAATGTACGGTCATTTTGGCAAGTAGAAGCATTGAAAAGTTAAAAAATATCCAAGCAAAATTGCCTCATGAAAGCATGGCGGTGGAAATGGATGTAAGTGATAGTCAAAGTGTGTCCCAGGGTTTTAAGAAAATAAAAGACAAATACAGTCGTATTGATATCTTGGTAAATGCTGCCGGTGTAATGCCTTTGAGCTATATGAAGAACAGGCACCTTGAGGAATGGTTGCAAACCATAGATGTAAATGTGAAGGGAGTGCTTCGCTGTATTTATGAAGTATTGCCGGAAATGAAGCGCCAAAAGTCCGGACATATTGTAAACATTACATCCGTGGATGGAAAAGAGTTGTATCAGGGAGGTGCCGTATATGGTGCGTCAAAAGCTGGGCTTATTGCCCTGTCAAGAGCCATGCGAATGGAGTTGTCTCCGGAATTTAATATTCGAGTGGCCTCTATTGAGCCGGGAACTGTAGCCACGAATCTAAGAAATGATATTACCGACAAAGAATTGCTGGAGGACAAAGATTATGGGGGAGATGAGGCCAAGCTTCAACCGGAAGACATTGCTCAGGCTGTGTTATATGTCTTAAATCAGCCAGACACAGTCAATGTTAATGAATTATTGATCAAACCTACCGGGAAAGCCTAG
- a CDS encoding 6-bladed beta-propeller, which translates to MNSYKIFLSIIGSFLLFQCCNNNIKNTSEKPLSGIPIIIDTSKVLDSIDVSTIIKKLEITPLKSNEGDYISEVWKVEFHDNFLIVLDRYGSNRIHIYNTEGELYKSIVPTGNGPNEVSTITDFWINNKGNLEIFDSSLNRILIFDENYMPKKSFKGEDRLSLTAIQKIENKYITYGGFNSSHHNEYFKVGIFDETFKIENAAFHFDEVFRGALISTPTAPFGKVGDEYLFSQNYDNTIYNISKSGQFTARFQLNYSPNPLPYDFNEKLVRQNSNLFKSQDVDFKRINKLYKGYSGFRGKWLESINYSIFSSFDEKQQGFVCIYDKDNKKIIAKGISLYLTDSCLIIPYLPYFSTVNPSENCFFTVITKHELINFIAKDSPFFGLVNKEESESNFLVKISL; encoded by the coding sequence ATGAATTCATATAAAATTTTCTTATCAATCATAGGCTCATTTTTATTATTTCAGTGTTGCAACAATAATATTAAAAACACTAGCGAAAAACCACTTTCTGGCATCCCAATAATAATAGATACTTCCAAAGTACTAGACTCCATCGATGTATCCACCATAATAAAAAAATTAGAAATTACCCCTTTAAAATCTAATGAAGGAGATTATATCTCTGAAGTTTGGAAGGTGGAATTCCATGACAATTTTTTGATTGTTTTAGATAGGTATGGTAGCAATCGAATTCATATTTACAATACTGAAGGAGAATTGTACAAAAGCATTGTTCCGACTGGCAACGGTCCAAATGAAGTTTCCACGATCACAGACTTTTGGATTAATAATAAAGGTAATCTCGAAATTTTTGATTCTTCACTAAATCGAATATTGATTTTTGATGAAAATTATATGCCAAAAAAAAGTTTTAAGGGTGAGGATCGTCTTTCATTAACTGCAATCCAAAAGATTGAAAATAAATACATAACCTATGGTGGTTTCAATTCTTCCCATCATAATGAGTACTTTAAAGTCGGTATTTTCGATGAGACCTTTAAAATTGAAAATGCAGCTTTCCATTTTGATGAAGTTTTTAGAGGGGCTCTAATTTCAACTCCAACCGCTCCATTTGGAAAGGTTGGAGATGAATACCTATTTTCACAGAATTATGACAACACAATTTATAACATAAGTAAATCGGGACAATTTACTGCACGGTTTCAACTAAACTACTCTCCTAACCCACTCCCTTATGATTTCAATGAAAAATTAGTAAGGCAAAATAGTAATTTGTTTAAATCTCAAGATGTGGATTTCAAAAGAATAAATAAGCTTTACAAGGGTTATTCCGGCTTTAGAGGGAAATGGTTAGAGTCAATCAACTATTCCATTTTCAGTTCTTTCGACGAAAAACAACAAGGTTTTGTTTGTATTTACGATAAGGACAATAAGAAAATTATTGCCAAAGGTATAAGCCTATATCTCACTGACAGTTGCTTAATTATTCCCTATCTTCCCTATTTTTCTACCGTTAATCCATCAGAGAATTGCTTTTTCACTGTTATCACTAAACATGAATTAATCAATTTCATAGCAAAAGATAGCCCTTTCTTTGGATTAGTCAATAAAGAGGAAAGTGAAAGCAATTTTCTTGTTAAAATTTCATTGTAA
- a CDS encoding mechanosensitive ion channel family protein gives MRNRLVIGFLVFFGFLFSVQAQVFDSRSLILEDTTDHNNFSSPYHTTYTFFYNLNEPNYNPEIAAKALNMQGSEGQDAAALAVKLKQVFDGKGVFVRMNTVPNSADFIDSVRNGQQVYVFDELMLPAVYLEKVGDRWKFSSATVKNIKALHQETYPLGTAKLLDILPRIGSQSYFGLYLWQLTGIFFLVLMVFTSHKLFTLLIDRLFYYFLIKSGYGQIAKQYLLPVARIISIYIIILLLAIFIRVLQLPISVASWVTILLNAAEPFIVTVIFYKLVDVLSAYMGRMADKTTSTLDDQLVPLVRKTLKTFVIVIGSLFILKYGLRIDIVPFLTGLSIGGLAFALAAQDTIKNFFGSVMIFIDKPFQVGDWITSGEVDGTVEEVGFRSTRVRTFRNSLVYIPNGKIADATVDNHGLRKYRRFYTNITITYDTPPELIEVYLSGLRKIVQNHPKTRKDYYNIYLNNLSAYSLDIMFYVFFKVPSWPEELKAREDLILSAIRLANELGVRFAFPTQTLHMETFPEKKGLMPVYEDDKAAYQKRLDAFIKTEKGEE, from the coding sequence ATGCGAAATAGATTAGTAATAGGCTTTTTAGTTTTTTTTGGGTTTTTGTTTTCTGTTCAAGCGCAAGTTTTTGATTCCAGATCATTGATTCTTGAAGACACCACAGATCACAATAATTTCAGCTCTCCCTATCACACGACCTATACTTTTTTCTATAACCTGAATGAACCAAATTATAATCCTGAAATTGCTGCCAAGGCATTGAATATGCAGGGAAGTGAAGGGCAGGACGCAGCTGCCCTAGCTGTAAAACTGAAGCAGGTTTTTGATGGTAAAGGTGTTTTTGTTCGGATGAACACTGTGCCTAATTCTGCCGACTTTATAGATTCTGTTAGGAATGGTCAGCAAGTGTATGTTTTTGATGAGCTAATGCTTCCTGCCGTTTATCTGGAGAAAGTCGGAGATCGTTGGAAGTTTTCTTCGGCCACTGTTAAAAATATAAAAGCATTACACCAAGAAACCTATCCCTTGGGGACAGCTAAATTGCTTGATATATTGCCTAGAATAGGTAGCCAAAGTTATTTTGGTCTTTACTTATGGCAGTTAACAGGTATTTTCTTTTTAGTCTTGATGGTTTTTACAAGCCATAAACTTTTCACTCTACTGATCGATAGGCTTTTTTATTACTTCCTCATCAAATCCGGTTATGGACAAATTGCGAAGCAGTACCTCCTTCCAGTGGCTAGAATAATAAGTATTTACATTATAATTTTGCTCTTGGCTATTTTTATTCGGGTTTTACAACTTCCGATTAGTGTGGCCTCTTGGGTTACCATACTCCTGAATGCCGCAGAACCTTTTATCGTTACGGTCATCTTTTATAAGTTGGTGGATGTGCTTTCAGCCTATATGGGAAGGATGGCTGATAAAACCACTTCTACCTTAGATGACCAATTGGTGCCTTTGGTCCGGAAGACCCTCAAGACTTTTGTAATTGTAATAGGTTCTCTATTTATATTAAAATACGGATTACGTATAGATATTGTCCCTTTCCTTACAGGTTTGTCTATTGGTGGTCTTGCCTTTGCTTTGGCGGCACAAGATACCATCAAAAATTTCTTTGGCTCCGTTATGATTTTTATAGACAAACCATTTCAGGTAGGTGATTGGATCACTAGTGGGGAAGTAGATGGGACAGTAGAGGAAGTAGGCTTTCGTTCAACCAGGGTCAGGACTTTTAGAAACTCATTGGTTTATATCCCGAATGGTAAAATTGCTGATGCCACTGTTGATAACCATGGACTTAGAAAATATCGGAGGTTTTATACCAATATTACCATTACCTATGATACTCCTCCGGAGTTGATTGAGGTTTACTTAAGTGGCTTACGTAAAATTGTTCAAAATCACCCTAAAACTAGAAAAGACTATTACAATATTTATTTGAACAATCTTTCAGCTTATAGTTTGGACATTATGTTTTATGTCTTTTTTAAGGTGCCTTCTTGGCCGGAAGAACTAAAGGCAAGAGAGGATTTGATTCTATCAGCGATACGACTTGCCAATGAATTAGGGGTTAGGTTTGCTTTTCCAACGCAAACTTTACATATGGAAACCTTCCCCGAGAAAAAAGGGCTGATGCCTGTTTATGAAGATGACAAGGCTGCCTATCAAAAGCGTCTGGATGCTTTTATTAAAACCGAGAAAGGGGAGGAATAA